One genomic segment of Trichococcus shcherbakoviae includes these proteins:
- a CDS encoding Sau3AI family type II restriction endonuclease, with product MEEKKWSSVEEVHSHAQDAIGKLVKSLVTETTLQKYFDKPDNKGWIGNAIERDWFGIPNNSRHEADIPYLGLEIKVTPIRNTRNGWSAKERLVLNIFDFKDEYKRDFERSSFIEKANLIELIYYEYIKGKIGPEFFITAATLFDLKKLPKEDILIIKQDWEIIVNKIKEGKAEELSDSLTKYLGATTKGSKTEKNMTSQPFSDKKAHRRSFTLKGAYMSEVARKVMAGEHYCEEKIIEDIDELEVKLFEDIVLEKFKPHIGKTKVDLAKKLGVDIPKKDDKASSAVLAKKMLNLQGDIEDTEEFKKADISVKIVTVDAANKKTTEGFKIIIPGQSVIDPAKLYNEKWEESSLREYLSSYQFLLVIFERTTEGVYFRGAKFWHVPYDDLEGEIKQTWEEARDKLMKGVRLEYKKLNKPTKTGKLYEVTNDLPGMSSGEILHVRPSAKVACYYDDPRYAMKLPAKSNWINRPESTDWEEGRKPAEMVVNELSDEYMTKQAWWLNRDYMYYQVQEFFE from the coding sequence ATGGAAGAAAAAAAATGGAGTTCAGTAGAGGAAGTTCATAGTCATGCACAGGATGCAATTGGAAAACTAGTCAAAAGTTTAGTCACAGAGACGACACTTCAAAAGTATTTTGACAAGCCTGACAATAAAGGCTGGATAGGGAATGCTATCGAAAGAGATTGGTTCGGTATTCCAAATAATTCAAGACATGAAGCGGACATACCGTATCTTGGGTTAGAGATAAAAGTTACTCCAATAAGAAATACCAGAAATGGATGGAGTGCCAAAGAACGTCTAGTTTTAAATATTTTCGATTTTAAGGATGAATATAAGAGAGACTTCGAGCGTTCATCATTCATTGAGAAAGCAAATCTGATTGAGCTTATATATTATGAATATATAAAGGGAAAAATAGGTCCAGAATTCTTTATAACAGCTGCAACTCTTTTCGATTTAAAAAAATTACCTAAAGAAGATATTCTGATTATTAAGCAAGACTGGGAAATCATAGTGAACAAAATCAAAGAAGGTAAAGCTGAAGAGTTATCAGATAGTTTGACAAAATATCTTGGAGCAACAACTAAAGGTTCAAAAACAGAAAAAAATATGACCTCGCAGCCTTTTAGTGACAAAAAAGCCCATAGACGTTCTTTTACATTGAAAGGAGCGTATATGAGTGAAGTTGCTCGTAAAGTGATGGCTGGTGAACACTATTGTGAAGAAAAAATTATTGAAGATATCGATGAGCTAGAAGTTAAATTATTTGAAGACATCGTTTTAGAAAAATTCAAGCCCCACATCGGGAAGACTAAGGTGGACTTGGCCAAAAAATTGGGTGTCGATATCCCGAAAAAGGATGATAAAGCTAGTTCAGCAGTATTGGCCAAAAAAATGTTGAATCTGCAGGGCGATATAGAAGACACCGAAGAATTCAAAAAAGCAGATATATCTGTGAAAATCGTTACTGTCGATGCCGCTAATAAAAAGACAACTGAGGGTTTTAAAATCATTATTCCAGGACAAAGCGTGATTGATCCTGCGAAATTATATAATGAGAAATGGGAGGAATCTTCTTTAAGGGAATACCTCTCATCTTATCAATTTTTGTTAGTCATTTTTGAAAGGACAACAGAGGGCGTCTATTTCAGAGGTGCAAAATTTTGGCATGTCCCATACGATGATTTAGAAGGTGAGATAAAGCAGACTTGGGAAGAGGCAAGAGATAAACTCATGAAGGGTGTTCGATTAGAATATAAAAAACTAAATAAACCCACAAAAACTGGTAAATTGTATGAAGTGACCAATGACTTACCAGGGATGTCTTCAGGAGAAATATTGCATGTTCGCCCTTCTGCTAAAGTTGCATGCTATTATGACGATCCTCGCTACGCCATGAAATTGCCAGCTAAGTCTAATTGGATAAATCGGCCTGAGTCCACTGATTGGGAGGAAGGGAGAAAACCAGCCGAAATGGTTGTCAATGAATTATCAGATGAGTACATGACAAAACAAGCATGGTGGTTGAACCGAGATTATATGTATTATCAAGTGCAAGAATTTTTTGAGTAA
- a CDS encoding PTS transporter subunit EIIC: MSKLPNYQEIAKKIVAIVGDDNIVSATHCATRLRLQVKDRKAIDDDQVEEVEEVKGVFYNAGQYQIILGAGIVNKVYAELQALYSFGEASKDEIARDESSALQRGVRNIADIFVPIIPILGATGLFLGLKGVLFNETVLGAMGLTPDAIPTWLSASVTVLTDTAFGFLTAFICWSAFKKVGGLPIIGFLIGLMLVSPALPNAYAVAGGTAEPIMAFGVIPLVGYQGSILTALITGIIGANLEKKLRKVMPNAMDLIFTPFVVILVSVFIALFVLGPLVHGFEAQAVKLIEMFLHLPFGIGGLIIGFLYPIAVMTGMHHMFIMIETSLIASTGFNPLITVCAMYGFANAAVCLAIALRTNSAAVKTAGISATVTQMLGISEPALFGVVMRTGMKAIGVMLASSALGGMALSLLGIQANSYGLAVLLSPLMYIYDPYQLTMYVVIGIATFILAFVLTNVLVMGNETIVTKVKIQH, from the coding sequence ATGTCTAAATTGCCGAATTACCAGGAGATTGCCAAAAAAATAGTAGCGATAGTGGGGGACGATAATATCGTCTCCGCTACCCACTGCGCGACGCGTTTGCGTCTGCAGGTGAAGGACCGCAAAGCGATCGATGACGATCAGGTGGAGGAAGTGGAAGAAGTCAAAGGCGTTTTCTATAACGCCGGCCAGTATCAGATCATCCTCGGAGCCGGCATCGTCAATAAAGTATACGCTGAATTGCAAGCGCTATATTCCTTCGGCGAAGCTTCCAAAGACGAGATCGCGAGGGATGAATCATCGGCATTGCAGCGGGGAGTCCGCAATATTGCGGATATCTTTGTCCCGATCATCCCGATTCTGGGCGCAACCGGACTGTTCCTGGGACTGAAGGGCGTGCTTTTCAATGAAACCGTACTGGGCGCGATGGGGCTTACGCCTGATGCCATACCAACTTGGCTGAGCGCCAGCGTGACCGTGTTGACGGACACAGCCTTCGGTTTCCTGACCGCCTTTATCTGTTGGTCGGCGTTCAAAAAAGTCGGCGGTTTGCCTATCATCGGCTTCCTAATCGGTTTGATGCTGGTTTCGCCGGCCTTGCCGAATGCTTATGCCGTAGCGGGCGGAACTGCTGAACCGATTATGGCTTTCGGTGTCATTCCATTGGTCGGTTACCAAGGCTCCATTTTGACTGCCTTGATCACCGGGATCATCGGCGCCAATCTGGAGAAGAAGCTGCGTAAGGTGATGCCGAACGCGATGGACCTAATTTTCACGCCGTTTGTGGTCATCCTGGTTTCCGTATTCATCGCGCTGTTTGTGCTCGGCCCCTTGGTGCACGGGTTTGAAGCTCAGGCTGTCAAACTGATCGAGATGTTCCTGCATTTGCCGTTTGGTATCGGCGGCCTGATCATCGGTTTCCTCTATCCGATAGCGGTCATGACCGGAATGCACCACATGTTCATCATGATCGAAACGTCGCTGATCGCTTCAACCGGATTCAACCCGCTGATCACAGTTTGCGCGATGTACGGCTTCGCGAACGCTGCCGTGTGTCTGGCGATTGCTTTGCGGACAAACAGCGCCGCCGTAAAAACGGCCGGCATTTCCGCGACCGTTACCCAGATGCTGGGCATCAGCGAACCGGCGCTGTTCGGGGTCGTGATGCGCACCGGTATGAAGGCGATCGGCGTGATGTTGGCGAGTTCCGCTCTGGGAGGCATGGCCCTTTCGCTGCTAGGGATCCAGGCGAACAGTTACGGATTGGCGGTGTTGTTGTCGCCGCTGATGTATATTTACGATCCGTACCAATTGACGATGTATGTTGTGATCGGCATCGCTACCTTCATCCTGGCCTTTGTGTTGACGAACGTGCTGGTGATGGGGAATGAAACAATTGTGACGAAGGTCAAAATACAGCATTAA
- a CDS encoding ATP-binding protein has protein sequence MESNNNEIYFNFSYYALNLLGKQMYTNKWSAISELVANGLDADASIVRIYINSTIKDKSTIEIFDNGSGMSYFDLANKYALIGRNKRQEDSEISDKVKGRKGVGKLAGLFLSKKYYIITKNKGIESAWVLDSKEVKDSDLPKLDKIDVENVRLESQKIWDTYSQGTLIKLTDVDMTNFAEKKLDGLKRRIADYYLLDELGARIEVAYVTNSNETIDFQIVTKEVAFKNFYAFFESEKNLKSKELSAAIPIKNSGIVELDDKKRNVILLTPETISSNFAIKGKKEFIGLDGGEVKVPYELKGWIGIHATINSDEARLNDTRFMKNEVYSPNRLKLYVRDKLAVENFLEYLNNNQAFSNYIEGEISFDVLDDDRLPDISTTSREGLSKDDERVQLLIDILKIIVNKLIRERINIRQVIKGEADAIYEQELENQKAAKQREQKAKEEERKARKSAEEHSQRLNVENRSLKDENMSLSTQNKMKDILLNESDPTRQTLLVHELTGVSNQIDYVIDDMAEDFFRTEEYTRIAPYLADLKKSSDKLTTIKQQFLKLNDYDIIGKQNIDLKGYLRSYFENIHLSRTHIKIAITSSSYLAKVEIFELGVLLDNLVSNAVEREASFIEVIFSDAQNEFHVISDTGPIEITPIDNIFNLGVSSKKNGTGIGMYLSKEICEDFGWTISARSQKSIADFTIKLGAHK, from the coding sequence ATGGAAAGTAATAATAATGAAATATATTTTAATTTTTCTTATTACGCTTTAAACTTATTAGGGAAACAAATGTATACAAATAAATGGAGTGCTATTTCAGAACTAGTTGCGAATGGTTTAGATGCTGATGCCTCGATAGTTCGAATCTATATCAATTCTACAATAAAAGACAAATCTACTATTGAAATTTTTGATAATGGTAGCGGTATGAGTTACTTTGACTTAGCAAATAAGTATGCATTAATAGGGAGAAACAAAAGACAAGAAGATAGCGAAATATCTGACAAGGTAAAAGGCAGAAAAGGCGTTGGAAAGTTAGCAGGACTGTTTCTTTCTAAAAAGTACTATATTATTACAAAAAATAAAGGAATAGAATCCGCTTGGGTTTTGGATTCAAAAGAAGTCAAGGACTCTGATTTACCAAAATTAGATAAAATTGATGTTGAGAATGTAAGACTCGAAAGTCAGAAGATTTGGGATACCTATAGTCAGGGAACACTCATTAAATTAACTGATGTTGATATGACCAATTTTGCTGAAAAAAAATTAGATGGATTAAAGAGGAGAATTGCCGATTATTATCTGTTGGACGAATTAGGGGCGAGAATCGAAGTTGCATATGTCACAAATTCAAATGAAACCATTGATTTTCAAATAGTAACAAAAGAAGTAGCCTTTAAGAACTTCTACGCTTTTTTTGAAAGTGAGAAAAATTTAAAAAGCAAAGAGTTGAGTGCGGCTATACCTATTAAAAATAGTGGGATAGTAGAGTTAGATGATAAAAAGCGAAATGTGATTCTTTTGACTCCGGAAACTATATCATCGAATTTTGCAATTAAAGGGAAAAAAGAATTTATAGGCTTAGATGGGGGAGAGGTAAAAGTTCCATATGAGCTGAAGGGTTGGATTGGTATCCATGCTACCATTAATTCTGATGAAGCTCGATTAAATGATACTCGTTTTATGAAAAATGAGGTCTATAGCCCAAACAGATTAAAGCTCTATGTAAGGGATAAACTAGCTGTGGAGAACTTCCTGGAATATTTGAATAATAATCAGGCTTTTTCAAACTATATAGAGGGCGAAATATCTTTTGATGTTTTAGATGATGATAGATTACCAGATATTTCCACGACTAGCCGAGAAGGATTGTCTAAGGATGATGAAAGAGTTCAACTTTTAATTGACATTCTAAAAATTATTGTTAATAAACTTATTAGGGAACGAATTAATATTAGGCAAGTAATAAAAGGAGAAGCAGATGCTATATATGAACAAGAATTAGAGAATCAAAAAGCAGCTAAACAAAGAGAGCAGAAGGCTAAAGAAGAAGAGAGAAAGGCAAGGAAATCAGCGGAAGAGCATTCACAGCGATTAAATGTAGAGAACAGAAGTCTAAAAGACGAAAACATGAGTTTAAGTACACAAAACAAAATGAAAGATATTTTACTGAATGAAAGTGATCCTACAAGACAAACTTTATTAGTTCATGAACTAACGGGAGTTAGTAATCAAATTGATTATGTCATTGACGATATGGCTGAAGATTTCTTTAGGACTGAAGAATATACTCGCATTGCTCCTTATTTGGCGGATTTGAAAAAAAGTTCAGATAAATTAACAACAATAAAACAACAGTTTTTGAAGCTAAATGATTATGATATCATAGGCAAACAAAATATTGATTTAAAAGGTTATCTTAGAAGCTATTTCGAAAATATTCATTTATCAAGAACCCATATAAAAATTGCAATTACTAGTAGTTCCTATTTAGCTAAAGTGGAGATTTTTGAATTAGGAGTATTACTGGATAATTTAGTATCTAATGCTGTTGAAAGAGAAGCTAGTTTTATTGAAGTGATATTTTCAGATGCTCAAAACGAATTTCACGTCATTTCTGATACCGGGCCAATTGAAATTACACCAATAGATAATATTTTTAATTTGGGAGTTAGTAGTAAGAAGAATGGTACAGGGATAGGAATGTATTTATCCAAGGAAATTTGCGAAGATTTTGGCTGGACAATTTCTGCTAGGTCTCAAAAGAGTATTGCGGACTTTACAATTAAACTGGGGGCGCACAAATGA
- a CDS encoding very short patch repair endonuclease has product MKHKKLKTIPETSKRMANVHLKGGKAEILLAKSLWNNGVRYRKNYKILPGSPDIAITKYKIAIFVDGEFWRGENWGYRKKRLNRNRYYWIEKIEENIARDKRNDLLLLNLGWTPLHFWEKQVIKQLDDCIAIIMNEIYK; this is encoded by the coding sequence ATGAAACATAAAAAGTTAAAGACTATACCAGAAACTTCTAAAAGAATGGCAAATGTTCATCTGAAAGGTGGAAAAGCTGAGATCCTGCTTGCAAAATCACTATGGAATAATGGAGTACGCTACCGTAAAAATTATAAGATACTGCCTGGTTCTCCTGATATTGCTATCACCAAATATAAAATCGCCATTTTTGTTGATGGTGAGTTCTGGCGTGGCGAAAATTGGGGTTATCGAAAAAAACGACTCAATAGAAATCGTTATTATTGGATTGAAAAGATAGAAGAGAACATAGCACGTGATAAAAGAAATGATTTACTTCTACTTAATCTAGGATGGACTCCTCTACACTTTTGGGAAAAACAGGTCATCAAACAGCTTGATGATTGCATAGCTATAATCATGAATGAAATCTATAAATAG
- a CDS encoding LacI family DNA-binding transcriptional regulator: MATIKDVAKKAGLSVSTVSRYLNDHPYISDEKKKRIKAAMDELNYSPSMVATQLRSKKGTMIGILVSRITNPFFSYLVDSIEKNSKHLGYNVLVMQTYDDPAAELKMLEMLKQQVITGLIMCSVEGNPDVIETYQEYGPIVFCNERIPGSTIPQVYTDQEQATFEATNYLIGKGYKKIAYCTGGSLTKGGHGNARTAGFERALLESRLPMKKDWIFKEVHTIADGHQIAENILSLPASNRPDAIFTGSDEVASGILQKFLEAGKKVPEDLAIMGFDNQPFTAMLAVKLTTIAQPVDALGREATKVLVAQIEETAYQIDTKELKLELIKRESA, from the coding sequence ATGGCGACGATCAAGGACGTTGCGAAAAAGGCCGGGCTGTCTGTTTCAACAGTATCCCGGTATCTGAACGATCATCCTTATATTTCCGATGAGAAGAAGAAACGCATCAAAGCCGCGATGGATGAATTGAACTATTCGCCCAGCATGGTGGCGACACAACTGCGCTCCAAAAAAGGCACCATGATCGGGATCCTGGTTTCGCGCATAACGAATCCATTCTTCTCCTACCTGGTGGATTCGATCGAGAAGAACAGCAAGCATTTGGGCTACAACGTGTTGGTCATGCAGACCTACGATGATCCGGCGGCCGAGCTGAAGATGCTGGAAATGCTGAAACAGCAGGTGATCACAGGTTTGATCATGTGCTCAGTAGAAGGCAATCCCGATGTGATCGAAACGTATCAAGAGTACGGACCCATCGTTTTCTGCAACGAAAGGATCCCAGGTTCGACGATTCCGCAAGTCTATACGGATCAGGAGCAGGCAACTTTTGAAGCCACAAACTACCTGATCGGGAAAGGCTACAAAAAAATCGCCTACTGCACGGGCGGCAGCCTGACAAAGGGCGGCCACGGAAATGCCCGGACAGCGGGATTCGAGAGGGCGCTTTTGGAAAGTCGACTTCCGATGAAGAAAGATTGGATCTTCAAGGAGGTCCATACCATCGCGGATGGCCATCAGATTGCCGAGAACATTTTGAGCTTGCCGGCAAGCAACCGCCCGGATGCGATCTTTACAGGCAGCGATGAAGTGGCCAGCGGCATTCTGCAGAAGTTCCTGGAGGCAGGGAAGAAAGTTCCCGAAGATTTGGCGATCATGGGCTTCGACAATCAGCCGTTCACGGCGATGCTTGCGGTCAAGTTGACGACGATTGCGCAACCGGTCGATGCATTGGGAAGAGAAGCCACGAAGGTGTTGGTAGCGCAGATCGAAGAGACTGCTTATCAGATAGATACGAAAGAACTGAAATTAGAATTGATCAAACGGGAATCCGCTTAG
- the dcm gene encoding DNA (cytosine-5-)-methyltransferase, with product MTKKLKVLELFAGVGGFRVGLENADSNVFETKWANQWEPSRKTQDAFEVYDYHFPNSININENIEEIPNEVFEKMDADIIVGGFPCQDYSVARSKKHEMGLEGKKGVLFWEIIRATNHIRPKYLILENVDRLLKSPSKQRGRDFAIMLASFNELGYSVEWRVINAAEYGRSQRRRRVFFFVYRNDTDFAHNIDNKFESNEPNILFDEHLYDDYIFNKGLFARQFPVQKKPYKNRQASHELSDDIVEVSDNFTGTVWNTGIMRHGRYFTIDTEPTGDEKPITLGEIIQAENEIDDKYFLTDLSRIKKFEYLRGPKKIERTSIEGHTYTFSEGSMSPFDDLSMPGRTMLTSEGSINRSTHLLKINGRYRLITPIEAERLQDFPDDWTKYKKISTGEVVDVSDRMRMFFMGNALVTEIVRRIGEELIQINLGHN from the coding sequence ATGACAAAAAAATTAAAAGTCTTGGAACTTTTCGCTGGCGTTGGGGGCTTCAGAGTTGGTTTAGAAAATGCTGATTCCAATGTTTTTGAAACAAAGTGGGCAAACCAATGGGAGCCTTCTAGAAAAACTCAAGATGCTTTTGAAGTATATGATTATCACTTCCCGAATAGCATAAATATTAATGAAAATATTGAAGAAATTCCTAATGAAGTCTTTGAAAAAATGGACGCAGATATCATAGTGGGAGGATTTCCTTGCCAAGACTATTCTGTTGCTCGAAGCAAGAAACATGAAATGGGACTTGAAGGTAAGAAAGGGGTTTTATTTTGGGAAATTATCCGAGCGACTAACCATATCAGACCCAAATATCTTATTTTAGAGAACGTTGATCGCTTGTTAAAATCCCCCTCTAAGCAGAGAGGGCGAGACTTTGCTATTATGCTGGCCTCTTTCAATGAACTTGGCTATTCTGTGGAATGGCGTGTTATTAATGCAGCCGAGTACGGAAGAAGCCAGAGAAGGCGTAGAGTATTCTTCTTTGTTTACCGGAATGACACTGATTTTGCTCACAATATTGATAATAAGTTCGAGTCGAATGAGCCAAATATCTTATTTGATGAGCATTTATATGATGACTATATTTTCAATAAGGGGCTTTTTGCGAGACAATTTCCTGTTCAAAAAAAACCCTATAAGAATCGTCAAGCATCCCATGAACTGTCTGATGACATAGTTGAAGTATCTGATAATTTTACGGGAACTGTTTGGAATACTGGAATAATGCGACATGGAAGATACTTTACTATTGATACAGAACCTACCGGTGATGAGAAACCTATAACTCTAGGTGAAATAATTCAAGCTGAAAATGAAATAGATGACAAATACTTTCTAACAGACCTCAGTAGAATTAAAAAATTTGAATACTTACGTGGTCCTAAAAAAATTGAAAGAACCTCTATAGAAGGCCATACATATACATTTTCTGAAGGTAGTATGTCCCCATTTGACGATTTATCTATGCCAGGAAGAACTATGTTGACTTCTGAAGGATCTATCAACCGTTCAACCCATTTATTGAAGATAAATGGGCGTTATCGATTAATAACACCTATAGAGGCTGAAAGACTTCAGGATTTCCCAGATGACTGGACGAAGTACAAAAAAATATCTACTGGAGAAGTAGTAGATGTTTCTGATCGTATGCGTATGTTCTTTATGGGAAATGCACTTGTTACTGAGATAGTGAGAAGAATTGGAGAAGAGCTAATACAAATAAATCTAGGACATAATTAG
- a CDS encoding alpha-glucosidase, which yields MEQKQWWKEDVVYQVYPKSFYDSDNDGSGDIKGITKKLAYLEELGITMLWICPIFTSPMVDNGYDISDYQGIQPEFGSMADFEELLDEAKKRNISIILDLVVNHSSDEHDWFKQALRNPASEYRDYYIFKEGKNGNPPNNWRSIFGGSVWEKVPEDENLYYFHTFDKRQPDLNWENPALREEIYAMINWWLEKGIAGFRIDSITFIKKDQDYSDMPADGADGLASVKHKGRNRPGIADFLAELNRKTFNNYPCVSVGEAPGVTYDEFDQYIGEGGYFNMIFDFHYADIDVENGSEWFRKTDWKTKELKELIFESQKAVQKAGWGANFLENHDQPRSLSKYIKDEAYQNQIGAKALGTLYFFLRGTPYIYQGQEIGMKNFKRDSITDFNDVSSLDNYPRAVLEGFTAEESLAFVNQRSRDNGRTPFQWDATKNAGFNEGTEPWLKLVGDHEEVNAADQVNDPDSIFSFYKQMIQLRDHSVYKNTLIYGAFRSLETPDDVIGYERIGDEVIQIFVNMSNQETAVEKVSGEVLLNNYENIEQSGTQSTLKPYQTIVIRKDEEHV from the coding sequence ATGGAACAAAAGCAGTGGTGGAAAGAAGATGTCGTCTATCAGGTTTATCCGAAGAGCTTTTATGACAGCGACAACGACGGCAGCGGGGACATCAAAGGAATCACAAAGAAATTGGCTTATCTGGAGGAATTGGGGATTACGATGCTGTGGATCTGCCCGATCTTCACTTCACCGATGGTCGACAACGGCTACGACATTTCCGATTACCAGGGGATCCAGCCCGAGTTCGGTTCGATGGCTGATTTTGAGGAATTGTTGGATGAAGCCAAAAAGCGGAACATCAGCATCATCCTGGATCTGGTCGTGAACCACTCCTCAGATGAACATGACTGGTTCAAGCAGGCTTTGCGCAATCCGGCAAGCGAATACCGGGACTATTATATCTTCAAAGAAGGCAAGAACGGAAACCCGCCGAACAACTGGCGGTCCATTTTCGGCGGCAGCGTTTGGGAAAAGGTTCCGGAAGATGAAAACCTGTATTACTTCCATACCTTCGACAAAAGACAGCCGGACTTGAACTGGGAAAATCCAGCCTTGCGCGAGGAAATCTACGCGATGATCAATTGGTGGTTGGAGAAAGGCATTGCCGGCTTCCGCATCGACTCCATCACCTTCATCAAAAAGGATCAGGATTACAGCGATATGCCAGCCGATGGCGCAGATGGTTTGGCCAGCGTGAAGCACAAAGGCAGGAACCGTCCGGGAATCGCCGACTTCTTGGCGGAACTGAACCGGAAAACTTTCAACAACTATCCATGCGTTTCTGTTGGCGAAGCGCCCGGTGTGACTTATGATGAATTTGACCAATACATCGGGGAAGGCGGCTATTTCAACATGATCTTCGATTTCCATTATGCGGATATCGATGTGGAGAACGGCAGCGAATGGTTCCGCAAGACCGACTGGAAGACGAAGGAACTGAAGGAACTGATTTTCGAAAGCCAAAAAGCTGTCCAAAAAGCCGGCTGGGGAGCGAACTTCCTGGAAAACCACGATCAGCCGCGGTCCCTTTCTAAATACATCAAGGATGAAGCCTATCAGAACCAAATCGGCGCGAAAGCCTTGGGAACCCTCTACTTCTTTTTGCGGGGGACGCCATACATTTATCAGGGTCAAGAAATCGGCATGAAGAATTTCAAACGGGATTCGATCACTGACTTCAATGATGTGTCCAGCCTGGATAACTATCCGCGCGCGGTGCTGGAGGGCTTCACCGCGGAAGAATCGCTTGCTTTTGTGAACCAACGCTCCCGCGACAACGGGCGCACGCCTTTCCAATGGGATGCCACGAAAAATGCCGGTTTCAATGAGGGAACAGAACCTTGGCTCAAACTAGTCGGCGATCACGAAGAAGTCAACGCTGCGGATCAAGTGAACGATCCGGATTCCATCTTCAGCTTCTATAAACAGATGATCCAGCTCAGAGACCATTCTGTGTATAAGAATACGCTGATCTATGGAGCATTCAGGTCGTTGGAGACGCCTGATGATGTAATCGGCTATGAGCGCATCGGGGATGAGGTCATCCAGATTTTTGTGAACATGAGCAATCAGGAAACCGCAGTAGAGAAGGTTTCCGGAGAAGTTTTATTGAACAACTACGAAAACATCGAACAATCCGGAACGCAATCGACTTTAAAACCATACCAAACCATCGTGATCAGAAAGGATGAAGAACATGTCTAA
- a CDS encoding DNA cytosine methyltransferase, with product MIRVVDLFSGAGGLTLGFKNKILNDTFVKSDDYNILFANEIDKNASDAFSLNFPQIPMLNCSITQITQNYLVENNIEYSDVDLVIGGPPCQSFSTVGRRQYDERAQMYKEYRRMLSFLQPKVFLFENVTGLMTMKNAEGLPVLEDIKYEFSDFSDFGINLSYEIKESVMNAKHFGVPQNRERVFLVGMRRDLESEFNWEFPDAELISEDEFLTLEDAIGDLPELGNGEKKGYYESNPYTFYQKLMRNNSVELTHHVNGLNGERMLKIMKTVTPGKGKNYINELVEAGKLDEKYFLTSGYHNTYGKLWWDRPSSTITNNLSTPSSLRCIHPIQNRALTPREGARIQSFPDTFHFIGNKENINSQIGNAVPPLLAMAIAQKLTSFFDNF from the coding sequence ATGATTAGAGTAGTTGACTTATTTTCAGGAGCTGGCGGGTTAACTCTAGGTTTTAAAAATAAGATTCTCAACGATACTTTTGTGAAATCTGACGACTATAACATTCTATTTGCTAATGAGATAGATAAGAATGCATCTGATGCCTTTTCGTTAAACTTTCCGCAAATTCCAATGTTGAACTGTAGTATAACGCAGATAACACAAAACTATTTAGTTGAAAATAATATTGAATATTCCGATGTTGATTTAGTAATTGGAGGGCCCCCATGTCAATCATTTAGTACTGTTGGAAGACGACAATACGATGAGAGAGCCCAGATGTACAAGGAATACCGAAGAATGTTGTCTTTTTTGCAACCAAAGGTATTTCTTTTTGAAAATGTAACAGGGCTTATGACTATGAAGAATGCTGAAGGCTTACCTGTACTCGAGGACATAAAATATGAATTCAGCGATTTTTCTGATTTTGGCATTAACTTATCTTATGAGATTAAAGAAAGTGTAATGAACGCCAAACATTTTGGTGTTCCACAAAATAGAGAAAGAGTATTTTTAGTAGGGATGCGAAGAGACTTAGAGAGTGAATTCAATTGGGAGTTTCCAGATGCAGAACTTATTTCAGAAGATGAGTTTTTAACTTTGGAAGATGCCATAGGCGATTTGCCTGAATTAGGCAATGGAGAAAAAAAGGGATATTACGAAAGTAATCCATATACTTTTTATCAAAAATTGATGAGAAATAATTCGGTTGAATTAACGCATCATGTTAATGGCTTAAATGGAGAAAGAATGTTGAAAATTATGAAGACTGTTACTCCCGGAAAAGGGAAAAATTATATTAATGAACTTGTTGAAGCAGGAAAGTTAGATGAAAAATATTTTTTAACTTCCGGATATCACAATACTTATGGGAAACTATGGTGGGACAGACCAAGTTCAACAATTACAAACAATTTGTCGACACCTTCTTCATTAAGATGTATTCATCCTATTCAAAACAGAGCACTAACACCCAGAGAAGGTGCAAGAATACAATCATTTCCTGATACATTTCATTTTATTGGGAATAAAGAAAACATAAATAGTCAAATTGGCAATGCTGTCCCCCCGCTTTTGGCTATGGCAATTGCACAGAAATTAACGTCTTTCTTTGATAATTTTTGA